atcgagaactagaaggCACAGGTTTACGAACTAAACTGACCAGGGATCCATTTCACACAGTCCCACATTTCACTgtgaaaaatataacattaagtAACATCTAGATGTGAATTTAAATGTGATAGTGAGTTAAAACTGCAATAACATCCAACAGCCTAGAAAATCTGCCAGTCCGGCACAAAATTCTAAGCATGATAGATTGACAGTTTTACTGTACGATGCTTAATGTTTTACCAAATTGATACAGTCACCTGCAGGTCAACTGGTGGCAAGTTAATTCATTACAATATCAAATGTAGTAAATATACCAGCGATACAAAATGTATAATCTCACAGTAGAGGTACTGTACACCACAATTACATtgatctcccccccctctctaggCAATCACATCAAGGTGAAAGTTGCAATTCAGTAAATTAAGCCAAGCCTTTTAAAaaatttcccacactgacctcctgACACTCGCGATGGTCTCCCTGTTTTTGAAGCGACTGAACCTGGCTGTATAGTTTAACGTTTTCATGAAGACCTCAGACAGCTCTTGCTCATCCTCAGCGCTCTCATTCTGTTGCTTCCTGTGCTCCAGCAGCATGTGGACTTCAGAGTTCAACAGAGTTTCAGAGCTCTCAAATTCTGACAGGGAACACAGAACATATCCAAACTCAAGCAACTATTCAATTACCTCAAAACAAATTAACTTTTCAAATCAAATAACTTCTAACACTTTGGTTGTCTGACATCTTTCCATTCACATGGTAAACCATGAGGCTTATTCATGGGAACAATATGTTGCAAATTGCAGAAGTGATAGCAAGAAagggctattgagggcatgcagcgtaggtttactaggttaattcccggaatggcgggactgtcatatgttgaaagactggagcgactaggcttgtatacactggaatttagaaggatgagaggagatcttattgaaacgcataagattattaaggggttggacacgttagaggcaggaaacatgttcccaatgatgggggagtccagaacaaggggccacagtttaagaataagggataggccatttagaacagagatgaggaaaaactttttcagtcagagagttatgaatctgtggaattctctgcctcagaaggcagtggaggccaattctctgaatgcattcaagagagagctggatagagctcttaaggatagcggagtcagggggtatggggagaaggcaggaacggggtactgattgagaatgatcagccatgatcacattgaatggcggtgctggctcgaagggccgaatggcctcctcctgcacctattgtctattgtctataacagaatAAACTTCAAAAAGCGATTATTGTTTGTGTAGAAAGGCAATCTTCAAAATTAATAATCAAAGGAAGATCGCAGATGAATTAAGCAGGTATTTGCCATATTCTGCACTATAGAGGATGCAAATCACgtaaattgaaataaaatgatATAGCCGTAAATTGGGAATTTTAAATGTGAGAACTCAGGAAAATTAATGACTGTAAAAGTGATATTGAGCAAATTGTTGGAGCTGTAGGTTGGCAAATGGACTGTCGTCCGCTTTTTAGTATGGCTAATCGGATGGATGATGCATTGGTCATAATTTCATGAAAATCGCCACTTTTGTGGTGCGATTCCTTTATTTTAAACTAGAGCAGCCTACTCCTTCACTCAAAAGGCAGCAGAAAACAAGTAAACCAGTGACGGGGAGTTTGATGGATGGCGGTGTCTACggttggtgggggaggagagCGCCCAACTCCCCCGAGTGGAGGGCCAGATACACGCCCTCCCGGGGGGTGGGGGTCTCGGAAGTGCGGAGGGACAGACGAGAGGGGAGATGGTGTTGCTGCAGTAAGCAGGGTCTGCGCCAGCTTTCGACCTCGCCCCTGTTTCGCTGAATGTCCGTTCTTCATCCCTCTCTGCTACCTTTGGGAAAGACGAGCTGCGACGCGTCCTCCTCCACATCTCCGACGCGGACCTCGCTGCTGCACGCCGCCATCTTCGCGCTCGCTGGGACCGGCAGCGCGCAGGCGCAGCAGCGCCGGGGCAGGGCCTTTGCTGCGGTCCCCAGCAAAGATTACTCCAGTGTCTTTGGTCCCCAGGCAGACTCAGaaatgccggagtagctcagcggcacaggcagcatctctggagagagggaatgggtgacgtttcgggtcgagacccttcttcagacgaagagtcagggaagaggaagCCACGGAGATAAAgatgggtgaggtgtgaaaatgagacatcaaaagagatgggcatcaaggtaaatgtagaatagattattgttagctggaAAAGTTGACAACGAAgctaacagagataaaatgtaattgggggggggggggggggggcagtcagactggtcggagaactaggaagggggagagatggagagagagggaaagtaagggtaagggttacctgaagtcagAGAGATCAATAGTCCTACCACTCGGGTGAaagctgctcaagtgaaatatgagctgctgttcttccaatttgcgctgggcctcactctgacaatggaggaggcccaggactgaaaggtcagtgtgggaatgggaagatgattTAAAGTGTtgtgcaaccgggagatcgggtaggtttagacagactgagcagaggtgtcaagcaaaacgatcgcagagcctgcgcttggtctcgccaatatttaTGAGTCCACACCTGTAACAGCGGgtactgtagatgaggttggacgagGCGCTACACCTGAAAAGATTGACGGGGTCCTAGGAtggtgttgagggaggaggtaaaaagggtacaggtgttgcacctcctgctgttgcaagggaaagtatctggggtgttccaagggacgagttaaccagggaattgcggggaacagtctctgcggaatgcggaagagaggggaagatgtggctagcagTGGGATTCCATTGGAGGTggtaaaaatgttggaggattatgtgctgtatgcgacggctgatggggtgaaaggtgaggactggggggactctgtccctgttgcgattgGGGGAAGGGGTagcaagagcagaactgcaggatatcaaggagaccctagtgagagcctcatctatgatgcaagaggggaacccctgttcccgaaCGAATtatgacatctcagatgtcctggttcgGAACACGTCATCCAGGAtgcagatggaggaattgggagtaggggatagaatctttgcaggaggcagggtggaaagaagtgtagtttcaatagctgtgggaatcagtaggtttcacacattacccttccttatctctgtgtctccctctcacctgactcccagcctgaagaagagatgctgcctgtctggctgagttacaccagcattttgtgtctatcttcggtataaaccagcatctgcagttccttcatacacacgcaGTCCCCAGGCACCCTGTTACCCCTCGCTGGCCCTGCTAGTGCTCAGGGAGGTTGCTGGCCCTTTGGGAGGCTGCTGGCTCTGCTAATCCTTGGGGAGGATGCTGGCCCATGATCATCACgttggagaggagggagagcaagCCTGAGTCCGCAGCTCCTCCTCTTAAGGTAAGATTGAGCTGCCGGGGCAAGTCCGAGGCTGCCAGTTAATAAACTGAGATTACCAGTGTCTCCTCTTTTAcctctcttcccaccctgcttcctgtaaagactataccctactcacaattcctccgtctacgccgcatctgcacccaaaatGATGTGTTCCATACCTGGAcctcggagatgtcctcattctttagggaatgggggttcccctcttccatgaaAGATGATGCActcactggggtctcctcgatatcccgcagctccgctcttgctccccctccccccatcgtatcagggacagagtccccctcgtcctcaccttccaccccatcggccGTTGctcacagcacataatcctccaacattttggccacctccaacgggatcccatcactagccacatcttcccatctccacccctttccgcagaaaccgttccctccgctgctccctggtcaactcgaccCGTCCCACCAAAAATACCCCATTCCCAGAtactttcccatgcaaccgcaggagatgcaacacctgtccctatacctccccgcTTGACTCcgtccccgacagtcttttcaggtgacgcagaggttcatttgcacttcctccaacctcatctacagtatccgCTGTTCCCGGTGTGAACTGTATATCCAAGTGCAGGCTTAGGGATCGTTTCTCTGAGCACCTCCGCTcattccgcctgaacctacctgatctcctgattTCTGGACttcttaactccccctcccattcccacactgacctttctgccctgggcctcctccattgtcagagtgaggcccagtgcaaattggaggaacagcaactcatatttcgcttggacagcttactccagcggtatgaacattgacttctctaacttcaagtaacccttgttttccctatCTCCatcacacccccttcccagttctccatccaGTCTTActctctccgactacattttatatgtttgctttgttgttaccttctcccggctaacaatgatctattctacattttccttgatctccattccctttgctctgttttcacacttccttatctatctatctccctcccccctgacgttagtcttttaaatgtcataactgTATCTGCCACTACCACTTCCTTTGGCTGCTCATTCTGTATACTCATCACGTCAGAATACATATATGTAGAATAAGCGAGAGAGTATGTAGAAGATACTTTGAGGGTtgtgggaattgtgggaagaaaTGAGTTATTCTTCCATTTTGTCTTCAACATGGGCAGCACTTCACTCTGTGGGAATTGAACTTTTGACTCTATGGGCCACCTACACCAGGCCTGTCCGGCATAGGAGTCAAAAGTTCAA
The genomic region above belongs to Rhinoraja longicauda isolate Sanriku21f chromosome 13, sRhiLon1.1, whole genome shotgun sequence and contains:
- the polr2d gene encoding DNA-directed RNA polymerase II subunit RPB4; protein product: MAACSSEVRVGDVEEDASQLVFPKEFESSETLLNSEVHMLLEHRKQQNESAEDEQELSEVFMKTLNYTARFSRFKNRETIASVRSLLLQKKLHKFELASLANLCPETAEEAKALIPSLEGRFEDEELQQILDDIQTKRSFQY